Proteins from one Desmodus rotundus isolate HL8 chromosome 9, HLdesRot8A.1, whole genome shotgun sequence genomic window:
- the LINGO3 gene encoding leucine-rich repeat and immunoglobulin-like domain-containing nogo receptor-interacting protein 3, with protein MTCWLCVLSLQLLLLPATPPPAGGCPARCECTAQTRTVACPRRRLTAVPDGVPADTRLLELSRNRIRCLNPGDLAALPLLEELDLSENVIAHVEPGAFANLPRLRVLRLRGNLLKLIPPGVFTRLDNLTLLDLSENKLVILLDYTFQDLRSLRRLEVGDNDLVFISRRAFAGLLALEELTLERCNLTALSGESLGHLRGLSALRLRHLAIAALEDQNFRRLPGLLHLEIDNWPLLEEVAPGSLQGLNLTSLSVTYTNITAVPAAALRHQAHLTCLNLSHNPISTVPRGSFRDLIRLRELHLAGALLAVVEPQAFLGLRQIRLLNLSNNLLSTLEESTFHSVNTLETLRVDGNPLACDCRLLWIVQRRKTLNFDGRLPACATPAEVRGDALRNLPDSALFEYFVCRKPKIRERRLQQVTATAGEDVRFQCRAEGEPAPTVAWVTPQHRAVTVASAGRARVLPGGTLEIRDSQPQDSGTYTCVASNAGGNDTYFATLTVQPEPATNRTLGEGRNETLAATRFPLDLTTILVSTAMGCITFLGVVLFCFLLLFVWSRGRGQHKNNFSVEYSFRKVDGPAAGAGQGSARKFNMKMI; from the coding sequence ATGACCTGCTGGCTATGCGTCCTGagcctgcagctgctgctcctgcctGCGACGCCGCCCCCGGCGGGGGGCTGCCCAGCTCGCTGCGAGTGCACAGCGCAGACTCGCACAGTGGCCTGTCCCCGGCGCCGGCTGACCGCTGTGCCTGACGGCGTCCCGGCCGACACGCGCCTGCTGGAGCTCAGCCGTAACCGCATCCGCTGCCTGAACCCAGGCGACCTGGCTGCTCTACCGCTGCTGGAGGAGCTGGACCTGAGTGAGAACGTGATCGCGCACGTGGAGCCCGGCGCCTTCGCCAATCTGCCGCGCCTGCGCGTCCTGCGCCTGCGCGGGAACCTGCTTAAGCTCATCCCGCCGGGGGTCTTCACGCGCCTGGACAACCTCACGCTGCTGGACCTGAGCGAGAACAAGTTGGTAATCCTCCTGGACTACACCTTCCAAGACCTGCGCAGCCTCCGCCGGCTGGAGGTGGGCGACAACGACCTGGTGTTCATCTCGCGCCGGGCCTTCGCGGGGCTGCTGGCGCTTGAGGAGCTGACCCTGGAGCGTTGCAACCTTACGGCGCTGTCGGGCGAATCTCTGGGCCACCTACGGGGCCTGAGCGCCCTGCGGCTTCGACACCTGGCCATCGCTGCCCTAGAGGACCAGAACTTCCGTAGGCTCCCCGGCCTGCTGCACCTAGAGATTGACAACTGGCCGCTACTGGAGGAGGTGGCCCCGGGCAGCCTGCAGGGCCTCAACCTCACCTCGCTGTCGGTCACCTATACCAACATCACGGCTGTGCCAGCCGCCGCGCTGCGCCACCAGGCCCACCTCACCTGCCTCAACCTGTCGCATAACCCCATCAGCACAGTGCCCCGTGGGTCCTTCCGCGACCTGATCCGCCTGCGTGAGCTGCACCTGGCCGGGGCCTTGCTGGCCGTGGTGGAGCCACAAGCCTTCCTGGGGCTACGTCAGATCCGTCTGCTCAACCTTTCCAACAACCTGCTGTCTACACTGGAGGAGAGCACCTTCCACTCGGTGAACACGCTGGAGACCCTGCGCGTAGATGGGAACCCACTGGCCTGCGATTGTCGCCTGCTGTGGATCGTGCAGCGCCGCAAGACCCTTAACTTCGACGGGCGGCTGCCGGCCTGCGCCACCCCTGCGGAGGTTCGCGGAGACGCGCTGCGCAACCTCCCTGACTCTGCGCTCTTCGAGTACTTCGTGTGCCGCAAGCCCAAGATTCGCGAGCGGCGGCTGCAGCAGGTCACGGCCACCGCAGGTGAGGACGTGCGCTTCCAGTGCCGCGCGGAGGGCGAGCCGGCGCCCACTGTGGCTTGGGTGACGCCCCAGCACCGGGCGGTGACCGTCGCCAGCGCCGGCCGGGCGCGCGTGCTGCCTGGGGGCACACTGGAGATTCGAGACTCGCAGCCGCAGGACAGCGGCACCTACACGTGTGTGGCCAGCAATGCGGGCGGCAACGACACCTACTTCGCCACACTGACCGTGCAGCCCGAGCCGGCGACCAACCGGACCCTGGGCGAGGGCCGCAACGAGACGCTGGCGGCCACGCGCTTCCCACTGGACCTCACCACCATCCTGGTGTCCACGGCCATGGGCTGCATCACCTTCCTGGGCGTCGTCCTCTTCTGCTTTCTGCTGCTCTTCGTGTGGAGCCGGGGCCGTGGGCAGCACAAGAACAACTTCTCCGTGGAGTATTCCTTCCGCAAGGTGGACGGTCCGGCCGCCGGTGCTGGCCAGGGAAGCGCCCGCAAGTTCAACATGAAGATGATTTGA